A window of the Calditrichota bacterium genome harbors these coding sequences:
- a CDS encoding T9SS type A sorting domain-containing protein: protein WKNSGKWTNLGNNIWRMDYNWNPRRLLIDGKEILRTNLVSNIDGAKSKWCYSDNALYLYSTGNPAEVFQSMQGNKLYLNVRIRKQKYLILENLDLEGGSGHTIAIYGCSYLTIKNCAIGRYACMGIRVNPYQGQSSHHIMIENNLIDSGFHFIYGPPEKRGVEDGVLLTAGAHDCLIQSNQVLDWGHCGIYLYASYEGDPGVYNNIVCNNFISGKNISYMHGIGTDGREGLCQNNEFYGNLIKDTTVRNQINGNNNRVHHNVIDGVKNSPAKGATAQGFDLQGYGDGHVCHDNYIENNTIMNCEEAGIRIRADQNDKINNYFRNNIIYNCGTNSREALNGYGIVIDNHASVKGNIFENNCIYNPTTTKVIFYRLKSLTVSQFNANNGEHNDQMNSNIQKNPLFVNEIDNWRLSGESPCIDNGLLLGYTTDFYGMPVPVGASADIGACEYQNILSVRTSKERTISNFALIQNYPNPFNSITQISFFLPEKELVSLEIFNALGEKVAELVDEKLSSGRHVFRFDASGLSSGVYFYRFCAGHFQQVKKMILLR from the coding sequence TGGAAAAACAGCGGGAAATGGACAAATCTGGGAAATAATATCTGGCGCATGGATTACAACTGGAATCCGAGACGGTTGTTGATTGACGGGAAAGAAATTTTGCGGACGAATCTGGTGAGCAATATTGACGGCGCAAAATCGAAATGGTGTTACAGCGACAATGCGCTTTATCTTTATTCCACTGGTAACCCCGCAGAAGTCTTTCAATCAATGCAGGGAAACAAACTTTATTTAAACGTCCGCATCAGAAAGCAAAAATATCTGATATTGGAAAATCTGGATCTGGAAGGCGGATCAGGACATACGATCGCCATTTATGGCTGTAGCTATCTCACAATTAAAAATTGTGCTATCGGACGATATGCCTGCATGGGTATTCGGGTAAATCCTTATCAAGGCCAGTCCTCTCACCACATTATGATTGAGAACAATCTCATCGATTCAGGTTTTCATTTTATTTACGGGCCGCCGGAAAAGAGAGGCGTAGAAGATGGCGTTCTGCTAACTGCCGGAGCGCACGACTGTCTCATTCAGTCGAATCAAGTATTGGATTGGGGGCATTGCGGGATTTATTTGTATGCTTCGTATGAGGGAGACCCGGGCGTTTACAATAATATCGTTTGCAACAATTTTATTTCCGGCAAAAATATTTCCTACATGCACGGGATCGGCACAGACGGCAGAGAAGGTTTGTGTCAAAACAACGAATTTTACGGCAATCTGATAAAAGACACCACCGTCAGAAATCAAATTAACGGCAACAACAATCGCGTGCATCACAATGTCATTGACGGCGTGAAAAATTCCCCGGCTAAAGGCGCAACAGCGCAGGGATTTGACTTGCAAGGATATGGCGACGGCCATGTTTGTCACGATAATTACATTGAAAATAACACAATCATGAACTGCGAAGAAGCGGGGATAAGAATTCGCGCGGATCAGAACGATAAAATAAATAACTATTTCAGGAACAATATCATTTACAACTGCGGCACAAATTCCAGAGAAGCTCTGAACGGTTACGGCATTGTCATCGACAATCACGCTTCTGTCAAAGGAAATATTTTTGAGAATAATTGCATTTATAACCCGACGACGACAAAAGTGATTTTCTACCGGCTGAAAAGTCTCACCGTGTCCCAGTTCAATGCCAATAACGGCGAGCACAACGACCAAATGAACAGCAATATACAAAAAAATCCGCTGTTCGTGAATGAAATTGACAACTGGCGTCTGAGCGGTGAATCGCCTTGTATAGACAACGGGCTTCTGTTGGGCTACACGACGGACTTTTACGGCATGCCTGTTCCTGTGGGAGCGTCTGCGGATATCGGCGCGTGTGAATATCAAAATATTTTATCTGTCCGAACGAGTAAAGAGAGGACAATCAGCAACTTCGCCTTGATTCAGAATTACCCAAATCCATTTAATTCTATCACGCAAATTTCATTTTTTCTGCCCGAAAAAGAACTGGTCTCGCTGGAGATTTTCAACGCGCTGGGCGAAAAAGTTGCCGAACTCGTCGATGAAAAACTTTCATCAGGGAGACATGTCTTCCGATTTGATGCTTCTGGGCTGAGCAGCGGGGTTTATTTCTACCGGTTTTGCGCCGGACATTTCCAGCAGGTGAAGAAGATGATTTTGCTGCGCTGA